From Vigna unguiculata cultivar IT97K-499-35 chromosome 5, ASM411807v1, whole genome shotgun sequence, the proteins below share one genomic window:
- the LOC114183030 gene encoding protein FAR1-RELATED SEQUENCE 2-like isoform X2, which yields MTTEFVDLTFMDFVVVDLDKANEAERSCLEESTSIFEGVEIQEPYVGMEFDSEVAARKFYVDYARRVGFVVRIMQRRRSGIDGRTLARRLGCNKQGFSPNTKGALGPEKKPRPSAREGCKATILVKLEKSGKWVVTRFIKDHNHPLIATANGFGTVGDKDKKISELTMELERQDQLCASYREKLLSFINNVEEETHELSTKVQLVVENVRRAESELKKCSLNIKPWCLT from the exons ATGACTACGGAGTTTGTGGATTTG ACTTTTATGGATTTTGTGGTGGTGGATTTGGACAAGGCAAATGAAGCTGAGCGTAGCTGTCTAGAAGAGAGTACAAGTATATTTGAAGGAGTTGAAATCCAAGAGCCTTATGTGGGCATGGAATTTGATTCTGAAGTAGCTGCTAGAAAATTTTATGTTGATTATGCCAGACGGGTAGGATTTGTTGTACGCATAATGCAAAGGCGACGTTCTGGAATTGATGGGAGGACTCTTGCTCGTCGACTTGGATGTAACAAACAAGGATTCTCACCAAATACCAAGGGAGCACTGGGACCAGAGAAAAAGCCAAGACCTAGTGCCCGTGAAGGTTGCAAGGCAACTATCTTGGTAAAGTTAGAAAAATCTGGAAAATGGGTTGTCACCAGATTTATAAAGGATCACAACCATCCTCTAATTGCTACAGCTAATGGATTTGGCACAGTG GGTGATAAAGATAAGAAAATTTCAGAACTTACAATGGAGTTGGAACGCCAAGATCAACTTTGTGCTTCATACCGAGAAAAACTGCTCAGCTTCATAAACAATGTTGAGGAGGAGACACATGAACTGTCCACAAAAGTTCAACTCGTTGTCGAAAATGTAAGGAGAGCTGAATCAGAATTGAAAAAATGTTCACTGAACATAAAGCCTTGGTGCTTAACCTGA
- the LOC114183030 gene encoding protein FAR1-RELATED SEQUENCE 2-like isoform X1, with the protein MKLMFRVLTFMDFVVVDLDKANEAERSCLEESTSIFEGVEIQEPYVGMEFDSEVAARKFYVDYARRVGFVVRIMQRRRSGIDGRTLARRLGCNKQGFSPNTKGALGPEKKPRPSAREGCKATILVKLEKSGKWVVTRFIKDHNHPLIATANGFGTVGDKDKKISELTMELERQDQLCASYREKLLSFINNVEEETHELSTKVQLVVENVRRAESELKKCSLNIKPWCLT; encoded by the exons ATGAAGTTGAtgtttagggttttg ACTTTTATGGATTTTGTGGTGGTGGATTTGGACAAGGCAAATGAAGCTGAGCGTAGCTGTCTAGAAGAGAGTACAAGTATATTTGAAGGAGTTGAAATCCAAGAGCCTTATGTGGGCATGGAATTTGATTCTGAAGTAGCTGCTAGAAAATTTTATGTTGATTATGCCAGACGGGTAGGATTTGTTGTACGCATAATGCAAAGGCGACGTTCTGGAATTGATGGGAGGACTCTTGCTCGTCGACTTGGATGTAACAAACAAGGATTCTCACCAAATACCAAGGGAGCACTGGGACCAGAGAAAAAGCCAAGACCTAGTGCCCGTGAAGGTTGCAAGGCAACTATCTTGGTAAAGTTAGAAAAATCTGGAAAATGGGTTGTCACCAGATTTATAAAGGATCACAACCATCCTCTAATTGCTACAGCTAATGGATTTGGCACAGTG GGTGATAAAGATAAGAAAATTTCAGAACTTACAATGGAGTTGGAACGCCAAGATCAACTTTGTGCTTCATACCGAGAAAAACTGCTCAGCTTCATAAACAATGTTGAGGAGGAGACACATGAACTGTCCACAAAAGTTCAACTCGTTGTCGAAAATGTAAGGAGAGCTGAATCAGAATTGAAAAAATGTTCACTGAACATAAAGCCTTGGTGCTTAACCTGA
- the LOC114183030 gene encoding protein FAR1-RELATED SEQUENCE 12-like isoform X4 yields the protein MKLMFRVLANEAERSCLEESTSIFEGVEIQEPYVGMEFDSEVAARKFYVDYARRVGFVVRIMQRRRSGIDGRTLARRLGCNKQGFSPNTKGALGPEKKPRPSAREGCKATILVKLEKSGKWVVTRFIKDHNHPLIATANGFGTVGDKDKKISELTMELERQDQLCASYREKLLSFINNVEEETHELSTKVQLVVENVRRAESELKKCSLNIKPWCLT from the exons ATGAAGTTGAtgtttagggttttg GCAAATGAAGCTGAGCGTAGCTGTCTAGAAGAGAGTACAAGTATATTTGAAGGAGTTGAAATCCAAGAGCCTTATGTGGGCATGGAATTTGATTCTGAAGTAGCTGCTAGAAAATTTTATGTTGATTATGCCAGACGGGTAGGATTTGTTGTACGCATAATGCAAAGGCGACGTTCTGGAATTGATGGGAGGACTCTTGCTCGTCGACTTGGATGTAACAAACAAGGATTCTCACCAAATACCAAGGGAGCACTGGGACCAGAGAAAAAGCCAAGACCTAGTGCCCGTGAAGGTTGCAAGGCAACTATCTTGGTAAAGTTAGAAAAATCTGGAAAATGGGTTGTCACCAGATTTATAAAGGATCACAACCATCCTCTAATTGCTACAGCTAATGGATTTGGCACAGTG GGTGATAAAGATAAGAAAATTTCAGAACTTACAATGGAGTTGGAACGCCAAGATCAACTTTGTGCTTCATACCGAGAAAAACTGCTCAGCTTCATAAACAATGTTGAGGAGGAGACACATGAACTGTCCACAAAAGTTCAACTCGTTGTCGAAAATGTAAGGAGAGCTGAATCAGAATTGAAAAAATGTTCACTGAACATAAAGCCTTGGTGCTTAACCTGA
- the LOC114183030 gene encoding protein FAR1-RELATED SEQUENCE 12-like isoform X3 translates to MDFVVVDLDKANEAERSCLEESTSIFEGVEIQEPYVGMEFDSEVAARKFYVDYARRVGFVVRIMQRRRSGIDGRTLARRLGCNKQGFSPNTKGALGPEKKPRPSAREGCKATILVKLEKSGKWVVTRFIKDHNHPLIATANGFGTVGDKDKKISELTMELERQDQLCASYREKLLSFINNVEEETHELSTKVQLVVENVRRAESELKKCSLNIKPWCLT, encoded by the exons ATGGATTTTGTGGTGGTGGATTTGGACAAGGCAAATGAAGCTGAGCGTAGCTGTCTAGAAGAGAGTACAAGTATATTTGAAGGAGTTGAAATCCAAGAGCCTTATGTGGGCATGGAATTTGATTCTGAAGTAGCTGCTAGAAAATTTTATGTTGATTATGCCAGACGGGTAGGATTTGTTGTACGCATAATGCAAAGGCGACGTTCTGGAATTGATGGGAGGACTCTTGCTCGTCGACTTGGATGTAACAAACAAGGATTCTCACCAAATACCAAGGGAGCACTGGGACCAGAGAAAAAGCCAAGACCTAGTGCCCGTGAAGGTTGCAAGGCAACTATCTTGGTAAAGTTAGAAAAATCTGGAAAATGGGTTGTCACCAGATTTATAAAGGATCACAACCATCCTCTAATTGCTACAGCTAATGGATTTGGCACAGTG GGTGATAAAGATAAGAAAATTTCAGAACTTACAATGGAGTTGGAACGCCAAGATCAACTTTGTGCTTCATACCGAGAAAAACTGCTCAGCTTCATAAACAATGTTGAGGAGGAGACACATGAACTGTCCACAAAAGTTCAACTCGTTGTCGAAAATGTAAGGAGAGCTGAATCAGAATTGAAAAAATGTTCACTGAACATAAAGCCTTGGTGCTTAACCTGA